One Pyrus communis chromosome 13, drPyrComm1.1, whole genome shotgun sequence genomic window carries:
- the LOC137711877 gene encoding peroxidase 41-like, which yields MSQSKAFPILFLLFLAIPFTESKLSIDYYKKTCPDFESIVRDTVTSKQIASPTTAAGTLRLFFHDCMVEGCDASILISSNYVNTAERDADINQSLAADAFDLVARAKTAIELSCPGIVSCSDILTLATRNLVTMVGGPFYKVRLGRKDGQVSKASLVEGNLPRSNQALDDMIKFFATKGFTLQEMVALSGAHTIGFAHCKEFVDRIFNYNKTTPTDPDMYPNYVQGLKKICADYKTNIAMSAFNDVITPSKFDNIYYQNLKRGLGLLASDHALVKDPRTRPFVELYSTDQAAFFKAFAHAMEKLSHHGVKTGRKGEVRRRCDAFNSIKA from the coding sequence TTCCATTCACCGAATCTAAGCTCTCCATCGACTACTACAAAAAAACATGCCCTGACTTCGAAAGCATTGTCCGTGACACTGTGACTTCAAAACAAATCGCCAGTCCCACCACTGCGGCGGGCACTCTCCGTCTCTTCTTCCACGACTGCATGGTCGAAGGCTGCGACGCTTCCATCCTCATCTCCTCCAACTACGTTAACACCGCAGAGCGTGATGCCGACATCAACCAATCCCTCGCGGCAGATGCCTTTGACCTCGTGGCAAGAGCCAAGACCGCCATCGAGCTCTCCTGCCCAGGCATTGTTTCTTGCTCCGACATCCTCACCTTAGCCACACGCAACCTGGTCACGATGGTCGGCGGTCCGTTCTACAAAGTCCGATTGGGACGGAAAGACGGACAGGTTTCCAAAGCTTCACTGGTGGAAGGAAATCTCCCAAGAAGCAACCAAGCCCTAGATGACATGATCAAATTCTTCGCTACAAAAGGCTTCACACTCCAAGAAATGGTGGCTTTATCCGGTGCGCACACAATTGGATTCGCTCATTGCAAAGAATTTGTCGACCGGATTTTCAATTACAACAAAACTACACCAACAGATCCTGACATGTACCCAAACTATGTTCAAGGGCTGAAGAAAATTTGTGCAGACTACAAAACGAACATCGCCATGTCTGCCTTCAACGACGTGATCACGCCCAGCAAGTTCGATAACATATATTATCAGAATCTGAAGAGGGGTTTGGGGTTGTTGGCATCGGACCATGCACTTGTTAAGGACCCGAGgacgaggccttttgtggagtTGTACTCGACGGACCAGGCTGCTTTTTTCAAGGCTTTTGCTCATGCTATGGAGAAGCTTAGCCATCATGGAGTTAAGACTGGACGTAAAGGAGAGGTCAGGCGCAGGTGTGATGCTTTTAACTCCATTAAAGCTTAA